A portion of the Candidatus Paceibacterota bacterium genome contains these proteins:
- the secF gene encoding protein translocase subunit SecF: protein MTKFAGLGGRLYRGDTSIDFIGKRRRWYAFSGVLIIASALALSLQGLHLGIEFKGGSAFTVTKSDISVVDARSALEAVKIPGEIIVQKIGTNKVRIQTNALSNEMSNSVQDALAAKFGVSVDSIDTQTVGPSWGKEISKKALYGLIGFLVVVLLYLAMAFEPKMAIAAIIAVIHDLFITVGIYALVGFDVTPATVIGFLTILGYSLYDTVVVFDKVRENTRTITSTSRMTYSQAANLAVNQTLVRSINTSVIALLPVASILFVGAGLLGAGTLKDLSLALFIGLATGTYSSIFIATPILAVLREQEPAMQALAKRVAARNAAPVATLQNADSVLAVRAAGKNQKRGPRNQPKKKGRR, encoded by the coding sequence GTGACAAAGTTCGCTGGCTTGGGTGGCCGTCTATACAGAGGTGACACCTCGATAGATTTCATTGGTAAACGTCGCCGTTGGTATGCCTTTTCGGGCGTATTGATCATTGCTTCCGCATTGGCTCTCTCCCTGCAAGGTTTGCATTTGGGGATTGAATTTAAGGGCGGCTCGGCTTTCACAGTGACAAAATCTGACATTTCAGTTGTCGATGCACGAAGCGCACTAGAGGCAGTCAAGATTCCTGGAGAAATAATCGTCCAGAAGATCGGAACCAACAAAGTTCGCATCCAAACCAATGCATTGAGCAACGAGATGTCGAATAGTGTTCAGGACGCGTTGGCGGCCAAATTTGGCGTCTCGGTGGATTCGATTGATACGCAAACAGTTGGACCGTCTTGGGGTAAAGAAATCAGCAAGAAGGCCTTGTACGGTCTGATTGGATTCTTAGTGGTCGTGCTTCTCTACCTGGCAATGGCATTTGAGCCAAAAATGGCGATTGCCGCAATCATTGCGGTTATTCACGATCTGTTTATCACGGTGGGTATTTATGCACTGGTGGGCTTTGATGTAACACCCGCGACTGTCATCGGATTCCTTACCATCCTTGGATATTCCCTATATGACACTGTGGTCGTTTTCGACAAGGTAAGAGAGAACACTCGAACAATCACGAGTACCTCCCGCATGACTTACTCTCAGGCGGCAAACTTGGCGGTCAACCAGACACTCGTTCGGTCGATAAATACGTCAGTCATCGCGTTACTGCCCGTGGCATCAATTCTCTTTGTAGGAGCAGGACTACTTGGTGCCGGGACATTGAAGGATCTCTCGTTGGCACTCTTCATCGGTCTTGCGACCGGTACCTATTCTTCGATCTTCATTGCGACCCCGATTCTGGCAGTACTTCGCGAACAAGAACCTGCGATGCAGGCGCTTGCCAAACGCGTTGCGGCACGAAATGCGGCTCCAGTGGCGACGCTCCAGAATGCAGATTCCGTACTTGCGGTTAGAGCGGCCGGAAAGAACCAGAAGCGTGGACCGAGGAATCAACCCAAGAAAAAGGGCCGTCGCTAA
- the ruvA gene encoding Holliday junction branch migration protein RuvA — MISTLFGRIRSLQTDRAIVEVGGVGLLVNITVATSARLSVGNDAQFFTSLVVREDSLTLYGFLDDSSRALFDLVQTVSGIGPKVALAILGVMTPEDLGSAIAREDVKAIEQVPGIGHKGAQRLILELKGKISHRIVGPIIGHVPAWREQLTSALTSLGFSAKESDTAVAHLLVTIQSANEDPSSIDIGELLKRALQRGA, encoded by the coding sequence ATGATCTCCACGCTTTTTGGAAGAATACGGTCTCTGCAGACCGATCGAGCAATCGTGGAAGTAGGCGGCGTTGGCCTTTTAGTCAACATTACCGTGGCGACCAGCGCACGTTTAAGTGTCGGCAATGACGCACAATTCTTTACTTCTTTGGTGGTACGTGAAGACTCTCTGACTCTCTACGGATTCTTGGATGACTCCTCGCGCGCGCTCTTTGATTTAGTGCAAACAGTCTCTGGCATCGGCCCAAAGGTTGCGCTAGCTATCCTTGGAGTTATGACACCTGAGGATTTAGGTTCGGCAATTGCGCGAGAAGATGTGAAAGCAATTGAGCAAGTACCGGGCATTGGTCATAAGGGCGCACAGAGATTGATTCTGGAATTGAAGGGGAAAATTTCCCATCGCATAGTCGGACCGATTATCGGGCATGTCCCGGCCTGGCGTGAGCAACTTACGAGTGCGCTCACCTCGCTGGGTTTCTCTGCCAAAGAGTCCGATACTGCCGTTGCGCATCTTTTAGTGACTATCCAATCGGCGAATGAAGACCCAAGTTCGATCGATATCGGCGAACTACTCAAGCGCGCACTTCAAAGAGGTGCGTAA
- a CDS encoding bifunctional (p)ppGpp synthetase/guanosine-3',5'-bis(diphosphate) 3'-pyrophosphohydrolase: MDTLIAPVIESLREHHPKGTTDEVERAFSVAEIAHAGQMRMSGDKYITHPVAVAQILADLGLNSETIIAALLHDTIEDTKYSLKELKSDFGDEIADLVDGVTKLDKLIYGPTAQAETVRKMVVAMSRDIRVLVIKLADRLHNARTWKYVSAESAERKARETLDIYAPLAHRLGMNAIKWELEDLSFEVLEPKKFEEIARLVAERSPSREALSTDVIHLVQADLKRDGIDATVTGRQKHFYSVYQKMVVRGRDFNDIYDLVGIRVLVEDVRDCYAVLGAIHARWSPIPGRFKDYIAMPKFNLYQSLHTTVIGPSGKAIEIQIRTYDMHARAEFGIAAHWKYKDGVEGQKSPEMLWLRQLHDWQKETEDPSEFLEALRFDLGTPEVFVFTPKGNVIALPGGSTPVDFAYAVHTEVGNRCVGAKVNGRLVPLESPLLNGDVVDVLTNKSDNASPSRDWLNFVKSPRARSKIKSWFSKERREEAIDAGRESIARQMRKAGLPLQKIFAGHSLLELAHELKYPDISALYAAVGDGHVSAASVVEKLVTTLGVEDSHPEASVDTTTVGTNISRRTSNAIEVSGIDDVLVKLARCCTPVPGDEITGFITRGSGVSVHRTDCTNAADLKLHQGDRMVEVSWLSGAGSIFLVNIQVEALDRSRLLSDVTRTLADQHVNILSAAVSTSKDRTAISRFTFEMADATHLDAVLSAVRQIEGVYDVYRTTNN, translated from the coding sequence GTGGACACACTCATTGCACCGGTCATTGAATCGCTGCGCGAACATCATCCAAAAGGTACAACGGATGAGGTAGAGCGGGCTTTTTCTGTAGCCGAAATTGCACATGCGGGGCAGATGCGGATGAGTGGCGATAAATACATCACTCATCCGGTGGCCGTGGCTCAAATCCTGGCTGACCTTGGACTTAATTCTGAAACGATTATCGCCGCACTTTTGCACGATACGATCGAAGATACCAAGTACTCCTTGAAGGAACTCAAATCTGATTTTGGCGATGAGATCGCCGATTTAGTTGATGGCGTTACCAAACTCGACAAACTGATCTATGGGCCAACCGCACAAGCGGAGACTGTTCGCAAAATGGTTGTGGCAATGTCGCGAGATATCCGGGTGCTTGTCATTAAGTTAGCCGATCGACTACATAACGCCCGAACGTGGAAATATGTTTCAGCCGAAAGTGCGGAGAGAAAGGCACGTGAGACGCTGGATATTTATGCCCCTTTAGCTCATCGCCTTGGCATGAACGCCATCAAGTGGGAACTGGAGGATCTCTCCTTCGAGGTTTTAGAGCCCAAAAAGTTTGAGGAGATTGCTCGATTAGTGGCGGAACGTTCTCCCTCAAGGGAGGCATTAAGCACTGATGTCATCCACCTCGTTCAGGCTGATTTGAAGCGCGATGGCATAGATGCAACCGTCACGGGTCGACAGAAACACTTTTATAGTGTCTATCAAAAGATGGTGGTGCGAGGACGCGATTTCAATGATATTTACGACCTAGTTGGAATTCGAGTGCTTGTAGAAGACGTTCGCGATTGCTATGCAGTTTTGGGGGCAATTCACGCTAGGTGGAGTCCGATTCCTGGTCGATTTAAAGATTACATCGCAATGCCAAAGTTCAATCTTTACCAATCACTTCATACTACTGTGATCGGCCCTTCGGGAAAGGCGATCGAAATACAGATTCGAACATATGACATGCATGCCAGAGCTGAATTCGGTATTGCTGCGCACTGGAAGTACAAGGACGGGGTCGAAGGGCAGAAATCACCCGAAATGCTCTGGTTGCGCCAACTCCATGATTGGCAGAAAGAGACAGAAGACCCTAGCGAATTCCTAGAGGCTCTCCGTTTTGATCTGGGAACGCCGGAAGTCTTTGTATTTACCCCGAAAGGAAATGTAATTGCACTTCCTGGAGGTTCGACACCCGTCGACTTTGCTTATGCAGTCCATACAGAAGTCGGTAATCGATGCGTAGGGGCGAAGGTAAATGGACGACTTGTTCCATTGGAGTCTCCATTATTAAATGGAGATGTTGTTGATGTCCTCACGAATAAGAGCGATAACGCGAGTCCAAGCCGTGATTGGCTTAATTTCGTCAAGAGTCCACGCGCTCGATCGAAGATAAAATCATGGTTTAGCAAAGAGCGCCGCGAGGAAGCAATCGATGCCGGACGCGAATCAATCGCACGACAGATGAGGAAGGCGGGCCTCCCTCTGCAGAAGATATTTGCCGGGCATTCTCTTCTTGAACTGGCCCATGAATTGAAGTATCCAGATATATCGGCGTTGTATGCGGCAGTGGGGGACGGTCACGTATCAGCGGCTTCGGTTGTTGAGAAATTGGTTACCACTTTAGGAGTGGAGGACTCACACCCCGAAGCATCCGTGGATACGACAACGGTTGGAACAAACATTTCGCGGCGAACCAGCAATGCGATCGAAGTTTCCGGAATTGACGATGTCTTAGTGAAGTTGGCGCGTTGCTGTACTCCTGTTCCAGGTGACGAAATCACCGGCTTCATTACGCGAGGCAGTGGCGTTTCTGTCCATCGAACCGACTGCACTAACGCCGCGGATTTGAAGCTTCACCAGGGAGACAGAATGGTGGAGGTTTCTTGGCTCTCGGGTGCCGGCAGTATTTTCTTGGTCAATATTCAGGTTGAGGCGCTAGATCGCTCCCGCTTACTTTCGGATGTGACTCGGACTCTGGCGGATCAACACGTAAATATTCTGAGCGCGGCGGTGAGTACCAGCAAGGACCGTACCGCCATTTCACGCTTTACGTTTGAAATGGCAGATGCAACGCATTTGGACGCAGTGTTATCGGCGGTTCGCCAAATAGAAGGCGTTTACGATGTCTACCGAACCACTAATAACTAG
- a CDS encoding YebC/PmpR family DNA-binding transcriptional regulator: MSGHSKWATTKHKKAIIDSRRAKSFTKFIKAIEVAARAGGADMAGNPTLYDAVQKAKKNSMPADNIDRAIKRGAGLEAGAADWQTIMYEGYGPGGVAILIECLTDNRNRAASEVRVGVTRNGGTMGDPGSVSYLFSRKGVVIVNKVTGVSEDKILEAVLDAGAQEVNDLGESFEIVSEPTDLVAVRTAIQHAGMDYESAETSFLPSMSIPLDAEQAGKVFKLIDAIEELDDVQNVYGNFDISDEVMASLD; encoded by the coding sequence ATGTCCGGCCATTCCAAATGGGCGACGACCAAGCATAAGAAGGCCATTATTGATTCTCGCCGTGCGAAATCGTTCACCAAATTCATCAAGGCCATTGAAGTCGCGGCGCGAGCTGGCGGTGCCGATATGGCGGGCAACCCGACGCTCTATGACGCGGTCCAGAAGGCAAAGAAGAATTCCATGCCGGCTGACAATATTGATCGCGCCATCAAGCGCGGGGCTGGGCTCGAAGCCGGGGCGGCAGACTGGCAGACGATCATGTATGAGGGGTACGGTCCTGGGGGTGTGGCAATTTTAATCGAGTGTCTCACTGACAATCGCAACCGCGCTGCCTCCGAAGTTCGAGTCGGTGTGACACGTAACGGTGGAACGATGGGAGATCCTGGGTCTGTCTCATATCTTTTTAGTCGCAAGGGCGTAGTGATCGTCAATAAAGTTACTGGAGTATCCGAGGATAAGATTTTGGAAGCCGTCTTAGATGCGGGGGCACAAGAAGTGAATGACTTAGGTGAGTCATTTGAGATTGTCAGCGAACCTACAGACTTGGTTGCTGTCCGTACTGCCATCCAGCACGCGGGGATGGATTACGAGTCGGCTGAGACTTCTTTCTTGCCCTCCATGTCTATTCCTTTGGATGCCGAGCAAGCGGGTAAGGTCTTTAAACTCATTGATGCCATTGAAGAACTCGATGACGTTCAGAATGTGTATGGCAATTTCGATATCTCCGACGAAGTAATGGCGAGCCTGGATTAA
- the secD gene encoding protein translocase subunit SecD produces MSTSSQSRTAKTVTKPGRSLAILLLVLVALLAAVFIQGATSVKLGLDLRGGTSVTLQPRIAPGSTGQVTSAAIDQAVAIIRQRVNSLGVAESEVTAQGSGANRQIVISVPGAAGRRVVELVGQTAELRFRQVLVSGAPGATPTTGSTATPPTGVSTELNAKFAALDCTQASNLQGSGTDNPKDAIIACDQKGTGKYILAPAEVLGLDISKASAALNQSTGSGWYVILNFTNDGTKKFAALTTRVTTLAPPQNEVAIVLDGLVVSAPRINEAITAGSAEITGSFTQAEATDLANVLKYGALPLAFDRGEVQQVSPTLGADQLHGGLLAGFIGLFLVLLYSLLYYRGLGVVSVGSLFVAGVIAYLLILLLGEWIGFTLTLAGIAGVIVAIGITADSFIVYFERIRDEVREGRSLRSAVETGWHRARRTIIVADFVSIIAAALLYIFAVGGVRGFAFTLGLTTLIDLFVVFIFTKPLVTILARLHFYSSGHPLSGFSPQSLGVLTSTSKEA; encoded by the coding sequence ATGTCCACTTCTTCGCAATCTCGAACAGCTAAGACCGTCACCAAACCAGGTCGCTCCCTTGCGATTCTGCTCCTCGTCTTAGTCGCCTTATTGGCCGCGGTATTTATTCAGGGTGCAACCTCCGTCAAACTCGGTCTCGACCTGCGGGGTGGTACGAGCGTAACGCTCCAGCCGCGCATCGCTCCTGGCTCCACCGGGCAAGTCACCAGTGCGGCGATTGATCAAGCGGTCGCAATTATTCGCCAACGCGTGAACTCACTGGGCGTTGCCGAGAGCGAAGTCACCGCGCAGGGCAGTGGCGCAAATCGTCAGATTGTTATTTCTGTGCCAGGTGCTGCGGGGCGACGCGTCGTTGAACTCGTCGGCCAAACCGCCGAACTTAGATTCCGTCAGGTGCTTGTTTCAGGTGCGCCTGGGGCAACGCCAACGACAGGGAGCACGGCGACACCTCCGACTGGTGTGAGCACAGAATTGAATGCAAAGTTTGCGGCTCTTGATTGCACCCAGGCCTCGAATCTGCAGGGATCCGGTACGGATAATCCGAAGGACGCGATTATCGCTTGCGACCAGAAAGGCACTGGCAAATACATTCTTGCCCCCGCCGAAGTGCTGGGCTTAGATATTTCTAAGGCATCTGCCGCGCTCAATCAGAGCACTGGTAGCGGCTGGTATGTAATCCTTAACTTCACCAACGATGGCACCAAGAAATTTGCAGCCCTTACTACGCGTGTCACAACTTTGGCGCCGCCGCAGAATGAAGTCGCGATCGTCCTTGATGGACTTGTTGTATCCGCGCCTCGAATCAACGAGGCAATTACTGCAGGTAGCGCGGAAATTACGGGAAGCTTTACCCAGGCTGAGGCCACAGATTTGGCCAACGTATTGAAATATGGCGCGCTGCCATTGGCATTTGACCGTGGTGAAGTCCAACAGGTTTCTCCAACTCTTGGTGCAGATCAATTGCATGGGGGACTTCTTGCCGGGTTTATCGGGCTCTTTCTTGTTCTCTTGTACTCCCTCCTTTATTACCGAGGGCTCGGCGTTGTTTCCGTCGGCTCGCTCTTCGTGGCAGGAGTAATTGCCTATCTTCTCATTTTGCTCTTGGGTGAGTGGATCGGATTCACTCTGACTCTGGCTGGTATTGCCGGAGTGATTGTGGCCATTGGTATTACCGCCGACTCTTTTATCGTCTATTTCGAACGTATACGTGACGAAGTTCGAGAGGGTCGAAGTCTTCGTTCGGCTGTTGAGACTGGCTGGCACCGGGCGCGGCGCACCATCATTGTCGCTGATTTTGTTTCCATTATTGCGGCAGCGCTTCTATATATCTTTGCGGTTGGCGGTGTGCGTGGTTTCGCCTTCACACTTGGACTGACAACGTTGATCGACCTATTCGTTGTCTTCATCTTTACCAAACCGCTGGTAACCATTCTCGCTCGACTGCATTTCTATAGTTCAGGTCACCCCCTTTCGGGGTTCTCGCCGCAGAGCTTGGGCGTTCTCACATCAACTTCCAAGGAGGCATAA
- the pdxT gene encoding pyridoxal 5'-phosphate synthase glutaminase subunit PdxT, producing MKVGVLALQGDVREHFVSLQEVGANPITVRRLSELESIDALVIPGGESTTIALLAQTFHLFEPIQKRIAEGLPVYGSCAGMILLADRVLDATENQKTFGGLDITLRRNAFGRQVDSFESDLNFRGIDGELRAIFIRAPWVEQVGPNVEVLASVNVHGTEHPVAVRQGAVLATSFHPELTNDYRIHRYFLEEVCGASSRIR from the coding sequence ATGAAAGTTGGAGTACTCGCGCTGCAAGGTGATGTTCGAGAACACTTTGTTTCCCTGCAGGAAGTCGGCGCCAATCCGATTACAGTGCGGCGGCTTTCTGAGCTTGAATCAATCGACGCCTTGGTCATTCCGGGGGGCGAATCGACGACTATTGCGTTGCTCGCGCAAACCTTTCATCTCTTCGAACCGATTCAGAAGCGCATAGCGGAGGGCCTTCCGGTTTATGGATCGTGCGCTGGCATGATTCTTCTAGCAGATCGAGTGCTGGATGCAACGGAGAATCAAAAGACATTCGGCGGGCTCGATATCACCCTTCGTCGCAACGCGTTCGGTCGGCAAGTAGATTCCTTTGAATCGGACCTGAATTTCCGGGGCATTGATGGGGAACTCAGGGCAATCTTTATCCGGGCTCCTTGGGTAGAGCAGGTTGGGCCTAATGTGGAAGTGCTGGCATCGGTGAATGTTCATGGAACTGAGCACCCGGTGGCGGTCCGGCAAGGCGCAGTACTGGCAACGTCATTTCATCCTGAATTGACCAACGACTACCGCATTCATCGCTATTTCCTGGAAGAGGTGTGTGGAGCGAGTAGCAGAATCCGATAA
- the ruvB gene encoding Holliday junction branch migration DNA helicase RuvB: MGEELESERIVAPGIRREESAAENALRPKSLSEFIGQERVRQQIDVLLTAARHRKSPSDHILLSGPPGLGKTTLALILASEMETPIRITSGPAITHAGDLASILSSLMEGEILFLDEIHRLPRPAEELLYLAMEDFRVDVVVGKGPGATAIPLQLPHFTLVGATTRAGLLPSPLRDRFGFTAHLDFYEESEIAQVLLRSAALLSLSIHPLAVDEIARRSRGTPRIANRLLRRVRDYAQVRGANQLGQEDARAALEMYEVDELGLDRLDRAVLLALVERFNGGPVGLSTLAIAVGEETETVESVAEPFLVRNGFMARTPRGRVATALGWRHVGYEPPISSPSIFDTPASDA, encoded by the coding sequence ATGGGCGAAGAATTAGAGAGTGAACGTATAGTCGCCCCTGGGATTCGGCGCGAGGAGTCTGCCGCGGAAAATGCCCTAAGACCCAAATCGCTCTCTGAATTTATTGGACAAGAACGGGTGCGTCAGCAAATAGATGTACTGCTGACCGCCGCCCGCCATCGAAAATCACCTTCGGATCACATTCTTCTCTCCGGGCCGCCGGGGTTGGGCAAGACGACACTCGCGCTGATTCTGGCTAGCGAAATGGAGACACCCATTCGCATCACGAGCGGGCCCGCCATCACTCACGCAGGGGACTTGGCCTCGATTCTCTCCTCTCTCATGGAAGGGGAAATCCTCTTTCTCGATGAGATCCATCGGCTACCGCGTCCGGCTGAAGAACTTCTCTATCTTGCGATGGAGGATTTTCGGGTCGATGTTGTGGTGGGTAAAGGACCAGGGGCCACCGCTATTCCTCTCCAACTCCCACATTTCACTCTAGTCGGAGCGACAACTCGCGCAGGTCTCTTACCCAGCCCGCTGCGAGATCGTTTTGGGTTCACCGCCCACCTAGACTTTTACGAGGAAAGTGAAATAGCTCAAGTTCTTCTCCGTAGCGCCGCCCTCCTCTCGCTCTCCATTCACCCGCTAGCCGTTGATGAAATTGCCAGACGATCCAGAGGCACACCACGTATCGCCAATCGTCTCTTACGGCGCGTGCGCGATTATGCGCAAGTTCGAGGAGCCAACCAGTTGGGTCAGGAAGACGCTCGAGCAGCCCTGGAAATGTATGAAGTGGACGAACTCGGATTGGATCGGCTCGATCGTGCGGTACTTCTTGCCCTGGTCGAAAGATTTAATGGGGGACCTGTCGGCCTTTCCACGCTAGCCATTGCGGTCGGCGAGGAGACCGAAACTGTCGAATCGGTGGCCGAACCATTCCTTGTCCGGAACGGTTTTATGGCACGCACGCCGCGGGGTCGGGTCGCGACCGCCCTGGGTTGGAGGCATGTGGGCTACGAACCACCCATCTCCTCGCCCTCTATTTTCGACACGCCAGCCTCTGATGCCTAG
- the pdxS gene encoding pyridoxal 5'-phosphate synthase lyase subunit PdxS, translating into MSEAVGTGRVKRGMAEMLKGGVIMDVVDATQAKIAEDAGAVAVMALERVPADIRAQGGVARMSDPDMIEKIKAAVSIPVMAKARIGHFAEAQILQSLGVDYIDESEVLTPADYENHINKWDFTVPFVCGATNLGEALRRINEGAAMIRSKGEAGTGDVSNAVTHMRKIWAEIRRLSTMREDELYVAAKELQAPFELVKEVAQSGKLPVVMFSAGGIATPADAALMMQLGADGVFIGSGIFKSGDPANRAVACVKATTFFEDAKVVADASRGLGDAMVGINVADIPVPHRLADRGW; encoded by the coding sequence ATGTCTGAGGCAGTGGGTACGGGACGAGTCAAGCGCGGGATGGCGGAAATGCTCAAGGGCGGCGTCATCATGGACGTGGTGGATGCAACCCAGGCGAAGATCGCTGAGGATGCGGGCGCAGTCGCTGTTATGGCGTTGGAGCGCGTACCTGCAGACATTCGCGCGCAGGGTGGAGTTGCTCGCATGTCCGATCCAGACATGATCGAGAAAATCAAAGCGGCGGTATCCATTCCGGTTATGGCGAAGGCGCGAATTGGTCACTTTGCTGAAGCACAAATTCTGCAGAGTCTCGGCGTTGATTACATTGACGAGTCTGAAGTTCTCACCCCAGCAGATTACGAAAATCACATTAACAAGTGGGACTTCACTGTTCCTTTCGTTTGTGGCGCAACAAATTTGGGCGAAGCCCTTCGTCGTATCAATGAAGGTGCAGCCATGATCCGCTCCAAGGGCGAAGCTGGAACGGGTGATGTTTCAAATGCGGTCACTCACATGCGCAAGATATGGGCAGAAATCCGACGACTTTCAACTATGCGCGAAGACGAACTTTATGTAGCAGCCAAAGAATTGCAAGCACCTTTTGAGTTAGTGAAGGAAGTAGCCCAGTCTGGAAAACTTCCGGTTGTTATGTTCTCTGCAGGTGGCATCGCTACCCCGGCTGACGCCGCTTTGATGATGCAATTGGGTGCGGACGGGGTCTTTATTGGTTCGGGAATTTTCAAATCCGGCGATCCTGCTAATCGCGCGGTTGCTTGCGTTAAGGCCACGACTTTCTTTGAGGATGCAAAAGTAGTTGCAGATGCATCTCGCGGCCTGGGAGATGCAATGGTCGGAATAAATGTCGCCGATATTCCCGTCCCTCATCGCCTCGCAGATCGTGGATGGTAA
- the ruvC gene encoding crossover junction endodeoxyribonuclease RuvC yields the protein MRVLGVDPGLTRCGVGVIDGEVGAPISLVKVGLIQTSSELPLEQRLMQLEEQLQHWVNEFRPDVIAVERVFSQLNVRTVMGTGQASGIALLVAAKSNIRVALHTPTEVKAAVTGTGRATKGQVAEMVKRLLRLDAIPKPVDSTDALALAICHLWRGRGNDRIAQALAEEQMRLKALRTP from the coding sequence GTGCGCGTTCTAGGCGTTGACCCGGGTCTGACGCGCTGCGGCGTAGGTGTGATCGATGGTGAGGTCGGTGCTCCGATCTCATTGGTCAAGGTCGGTTTGATTCAGACTTCGTCGGAACTTCCGCTTGAACAGAGGTTGATGCAGTTAGAAGAGCAACTTCAGCATTGGGTCAATGAGTTTCGTCCTGATGTAATCGCGGTCGAACGGGTTTTCTCGCAACTCAATGTTCGAACGGTGATGGGAACCGGGCAAGCATCCGGTATTGCCCTGCTTGTTGCGGCGAAATCAAATATTCGCGTGGCATTGCACACACCCACAGAAGTGAAGGCCGCGGTCACTGGAACTGGACGCGCCACTAAGGGTCAAGTGGCTGAGATGGTCAAGCGATTGTTGCGATTGGACGCTATTCCTAAACCAGTAGATAGTACTGATGCTCTAGCTCTAGCTATTTGTCATTTGTGGCGCGGGCGTGGCAATGATCGAATCGCACAGGCACTGGCGGAAGAACAAATGAGATTGAAAGCGCTTAGAACGCCATGA
- a CDS encoding DUF3048 domain-containing protein, which translates to MNLKMMQYKKLSVLGVVTLTALVLLSGCQSVRKSSDAADVPTPTKTVITYNSLSGRVGTDGPVLVVKIDDTAQAHPQIGLDEADVVYIEQVEGGLTRLAAVFSSIIPNQIGPVRSARISDIDILAQYGHVAFAYSGAQSKLLPVIHAANLQDLGAQRESPTIYVRDETRYAPVNLILQADLLMARLKAESVPIDVSKNMGWNFSLAAPLGGNPIISVKLTWPANSYTATWSATQSRWLFYQNGKPDLAADGKQLGPTTLAIQMVSITPSIYHDKFGGVTPFSATVGQGDGFILRDGTSYPAKWSRPSATSGTTWTQIDGSPLPFAPGQIWVALTNTVPVFALPTPAGTSATSASPTPTK; encoded by the coding sequence ATGAATTTGAAGATGATGCAATATAAGAAACTTTCGGTACTTGGTGTCGTGACCCTTACCGCCCTCGTTCTGCTTTCTGGTTGTCAATCTGTTAGGAAGTCATCGGATGCAGCAGATGTTCCGACCCCTACGAAAACCGTTATCACGTATAACTCGCTCAGCGGAAGAGTTGGCACCGATGGTCCAGTATTGGTTGTGAAGATTGACGACACTGCCCAAGCGCATCCCCAAATTGGGTTAGATGAAGCCGACGTGGTTTACATCGAACAGGTTGAAGGCGGACTCACTCGACTCGCTGCGGTTTTTTCATCCATAATTCCTAATCAAATTGGCCCGGTACGAAGTGCGCGAATTTCCGATATCGACATACTCGCTCAGTACGGGCATGTTGCCTTTGCTTACAGCGGAGCACAATCAAAATTGCTCCCTGTGATTCACGCGGCAAATTTGCAAGATTTGGGTGCGCAACGCGAATCGCCAACAATTTACGTCCGAGATGAGACTCGGTATGCACCGGTCAATTTGATTCTCCAAGCGGATCTACTCATGGCCAGACTCAAAGCGGAATCTGTTCCAATCGATGTTTCGAAGAATATGGGCTGGAATTTTTCCCTGGCTGCGCCACTGGGTGGCAATCCGATTATTTCCGTGAAGTTGACATGGCCGGCAAATTCATACACCGCTACCTGGTCTGCGACACAATCGCGTTGGCTTTTTTATCAAAACGGAAAGCCAGATCTCGCTGCCGATGGAAAACAGTTGGGTCCCACAACCCTTGCAATCCAGATGGTTTCCATAACGCCTTCCATCTATCACGATAAATTCGGTGGAGTCACTCCATTCTCGGCCACGGTTGGTCAAGGAGATGGTTTCATCTTGCGTGATGGGACTTCTTATCCAGCCAAATGGAGCAGGCCAAGTGCGACGTCGGGGACCACGTGGACCCAAATAGACGGCTCGCCATTACCTTTTGCCCCCGGACAGATCTGGGTAGCTCTCACTAATACTGTGCCCGTTTTCGCCTTGCCTACGCCTGCGGGCACTTCGGCAACGTCTGCAAGTCCCACTCCAACAAAGTAG